From Trueperaceae bacterium, a single genomic window includes:
- a CDS encoding MBL fold metallo-hydrolase — protein MTNSIPAVQDLGDVYLLDTYHRGIAGTIGVFLLPIEGGAFTLVESGPGSTVERVEAGIRELGFDLEGLEHLLLTHIHLDHAGAAGELARRSGALVHVHQRGASHLADPSRLMESAGRIYGDAMDELWGEMVPVPSEQLRSHYDGDVLELGGHRIEVLDTPGHASHHAAYLLDDDTIFTGDAAGVRFPPATLIRPALPPPEIDLEQWDGSIAKLRSCVPERLLLTHFGEVRNADEHLSELSRRNRAWADEVRRGMLAGEELDQLQQRIRILEEREFAQAGLDEQMATRYRVTSDAGMTGMGLQRYWRKKRPEEVARD, from the coding sequence GTGACGAACTCGATCCCCGCGGTGCAGGATCTTGGCGACGTCTACCTCCTCGACACGTACCACCGGGGTATCGCCGGTACGATCGGCGTCTTCCTCCTGCCGATCGAAGGAGGAGCCTTCACCCTGGTAGAGAGTGGGCCGGGTTCGACGGTCGAACGGGTCGAAGCCGGCATCCGCGAGCTGGGCTTCGACCTCGAGGGCCTGGAACACCTGCTCCTCACCCACATCCACCTCGACCATGCCGGCGCCGCCGGTGAACTGGCACGTCGCAGCGGGGCGCTCGTACACGTCCACCAACGCGGAGCGTCCCATCTCGCCGATCCCTCGCGGCTCATGGAGAGCGCCGGCCGTATCTACGGCGACGCGATGGACGAACTGTGGGGCGAGATGGTGCCGGTGCCTTCGGAGCAGCTCAGGTCGCACTACGACGGCGACGTACTCGAACTTGGCGGCCACCGGATCGAGGTGTTGGACACGCCCGGTCACGCCAGCCACCATGCGGCCTACCTGCTCGACGACGACACCATTTTCACCGGAGACGCGGCTGGCGTTCGCTTCCCGCCTGCGACGCTCATCCGACCCGCGCTGCCGCCCCCCGAGATCGACCTGGAGCAGTGGGACGGTTCGATCGCCAAGCTCCGCTCCTGCGTCCCCGAGAGGTTGCTGCTCACGCACTTCGGTGAGGTCAGGAACGCCGATGAGCACCTCTCGGAACTCTCGAGGCGGAACCGCGCCTGGGCCGACGAGGTTCGCCGGGGGATGCTCGCCGGCGAGGAGCTCGACCAGTTGCAGCAGAGGATCCGCATCCTGGAGGAGCGGGAGTTCGCTCAGGCCGGACTCGATGAGCAGATGGCGACCCGATACCGCGTCACCTCGGATGCCGGCATGACCGGGATGGGGCTCCAGCGCTACTGGCGGAAGAAGCGGCCCGAGGAGGTGGCGCGCGATTGA
- a CDS encoding SIS domain-containing protein: MTELDALRTDEPAFLGELERLPGSYEGPDGEQPGPYGLTGFGEAASLSGIMRTWIDGPLVTSGTQFLLSAGFEYGELGPLAVTAEMSGAHVVTVGTGFLEPNLEVPPGPLSLYTFVSYLGHATGHHRAVEEIDGALRTIAERSRPELPTELNPAKALAWTLWNRTPLLLASRANSGVPLLVQRAFARVGKSLAVTTGEHPLELVTGAFEGNHALGDDLLALVVGPDDRELELAREVLGTRVAQVERLGLEPVLGENEPADPVARAVSIWYLAVWVAAYLAVLHGFDPGDSGVYDEVRRVAQGESRSD; this comes from the coding sequence ATGACGGAACTCGACGCGCTTCGAACCGACGAGCCGGCGTTCCTGGGCGAACTCGAACGGTTGCCCGGCTCCTACGAGGGGCCCGATGGCGAGCAGCCGGGTCCGTACGGACTCACCGGCTTCGGGGAGGCCGCCTCCCTGAGCGGCATCATGAGAACCTGGATAGACGGCCCTCTGGTCACCAGCGGCACCCAGTTCCTGCTCTCCGCCGGCTTCGAGTACGGCGAACTAGGACCGTTGGCGGTAACGGCCGAGATGTCGGGCGCCCACGTGGTGACGGTCGGCACGGGCTTCCTCGAACCGAACCTCGAGGTTCCTCCGGGACCGCTAAGTCTCTACACTTTCGTGAGCTACCTGGGGCACGCCACCGGACACCATCGAGCCGTCGAAGAGATCGACGGGGCGCTGAGGACCATCGCCGAACGGAGCCGCCCGGAACTGCCGACCGAACTGAATCCAGCGAAGGCGCTCGCCTGGACGCTCTGGAACAGGACGCCGCTGCTCCTCGCCAGCCGGGCGAACAGCGGCGTTCCTCTGCTGGTACAGCGCGCGTTCGCCAGGGTCGGGAAGTCGCTTGCGGTAACGACCGGCGAGCACCCACTCGAGCTGGTCACCGGCGCCTTCGAGGGGAACCACGCCCTGGGGGACGATCTACTCGCGCTCGTGGTGGGACCGGACGACCGGGAGCTCGAGCTCGCCCGTGAGGTCCTCGGTACCCGTGTAGCTCAGGTCGAAAGGCTCGGCCTCGAACCGGTTCTTGGCGAGAACGAGCCTGCCGATCCCGTCGCCAGGGCCGTCTCGATCTGGTATTTGGCCGTGTGGGTAGCCGCCTACCTGGCCGTCCTCCACGGTTTCGACCCGGGCGACAGCGGCGTCTACGACGAGGTCCGGCGGGTAGCGCAAGGGGAGAGCCGGAGCGATTGA
- the purN gene encoding phosphoribosylglycinamide formyltransferase — protein sequence MTLRPGPAFPLDRPARIAVFASGRGSNLRALLNAFGPRDDLGRVVLVVSDKPRAKALERAREAGVEAKHIAWSDRERFEAEATALLDEREVDLVCLAGFMRLLSRGFVERYRDRLLNIHPSLLPSFRGLHPQRQALEAGATETGCTIHFVDAGVDTGEIVLQCRVPVLPEDDEATLTARILEREHEAYPEAVRLVLSGRAEPRAQADES from the coding sequence TTGACTCTGCGCCCCGGACCAGCGTTCCCGCTAGACAGACCGGCCAGGATCGCGGTCTTCGCGTCGGGCCGCGGCAGTAATCTCCGGGCCTTGCTGAACGCCTTCGGTCCCCGAGACGATCTGGGGAGGGTGGTGCTGGTGGTGAGCGACAAGCCACGAGCCAAAGCCCTGGAACGGGCGCGCGAGGCCGGCGTCGAGGCGAAACACATCGCCTGGTCGGACCGTGAGCGGTTCGAAGCCGAGGCAACGGCGCTGCTCGACGAGAGGGAAGTCGACCTCGTCTGCCTCGCCGGCTTCATGCGGCTCCTGTCGCGGGGGTTCGTCGAGCGCTACCGGGACCGGCTGCTGAACATCCATCCAAGCCTGCTTCCGAGCTTCAGGGGGCTCCACCCGCAACGGCAGGCGCTCGAGGCGGGCGCGACCGAGACGGGCTGCACCATCCACTTCGTCGATGCCGGGGTGGATACCGGTGAGATAGTGCTGCAGTGCCGGGTACCGGTGTTGCCCGAGGATGACGAGGCGACACTGACGGCGCGGATCCTGGAACGGGAGCACGAAGCCTATCCGGAAGCGGTGCGACTGGTCCTCAGCGGCCGAGCGGAGCCGCGGGCGCAGGCGGATGAGTCGTGA
- the purD gene encoding phosphoribosylamine--glycine ligase, whose amino-acid sequence MKVLLVGSGGREHALAWKLARSPSVTELVAAPGNAGIAEVARLAGRGAHPDDLLRLAEEESVDLVVIGPEAPLVAGLSDSLRERGIAAFGPGEAGARLEGSKAYAKEFMARYGVPTAQHRTFVDQGSALDYLRLKGAPVVVKDSGLAAGKGVTVAEEEAEAEEAVRRIFAGSRHEPRVVIEERLQGQEFSYLVFTDGETYRPMPIAQDYKQAEEGDLGPMTGGMGTVAPVGLLDATSREQVEREIVERTLAGLSSEGIDYRGVLYFGLMLTDAGPRLLEYNVRFGDPETQVVVPLLDTDLVEVMLAVAERRLGELELSWRQGSAACVVMAAPGYPAAYRRGIPITTYEPTEDLLLFHAGTERREGRLVSSGGRVLDVVGLAEGTEEAVLRAYQGVAMVDFPGAHYRKDIGSRLLGRRP is encoded by the coding sequence GTGAAGGTCCTTCTCGTCGGTTCCGGGGGCCGCGAGCACGCACTGGCCTGGAAGCTCGCCCGCTCCCCCAGCGTCACGGAGTTAGTGGCTGCTCCCGGGAATGCCGGGATCGCCGAGGTGGCCAGGCTTGCAGGCAGAGGCGCCCACCCCGACGACCTCCTGCGGCTCGCCGAGGAGGAGTCCGTCGATCTCGTCGTGATAGGTCCCGAGGCCCCGCTCGTCGCCGGCCTCTCGGACTCTCTGCGCGAGCGGGGGATAGCTGCTTTCGGACCGGGTGAGGCGGGAGCCCGGCTCGAGGGTTCGAAGGCGTACGCCAAGGAGTTCATGGCCCGCTACGGCGTTCCCACCGCGCAACACCGCACTTTCGTCGATCAGGGGTCGGCGCTCGACTACCTGCGCTTGAAGGGGGCGCCGGTGGTAGTGAAGGACTCGGGGTTGGCGGCAGGCAAAGGGGTCACGGTCGCCGAGGAGGAGGCCGAGGCCGAGGAAGCCGTCCGGCGGATATTCGCCGGCTCACGACACGAACCCCGGGTCGTTATCGAGGAGCGACTGCAGGGACAGGAGTTCTCCTACCTGGTCTTCACCGACGGCGAAACCTACCGCCCGATGCCGATCGCGCAGGACTACAAGCAGGCCGAGGAGGGCGACCTGGGGCCCATGACGGGAGGGATGGGGACCGTCGCTCCGGTAGGCCTCCTCGACGCAACGAGCCGCGAGCAGGTGGAACGAGAGATCGTCGAGCGGACGCTCGCCGGGTTGTCGAGCGAGGGCATCGACTATCGGGGAGTGCTCTACTTCGGATTGATGCTCACCGACGCCGGGCCGCGGCTGCTCGAGTACAACGTCCGCTTCGGCGACCCGGAGACGCAGGTCGTCGTGCCACTGCTCGATACCGACCTGGTCGAGGTCATGCTCGCGGTGGCGGAGCGCCGCCTGGGCGAGCTCGAACTGAGCTGGCGGCAAGGCAGCGCAGCCTGCGTGGTCATGGCCGCTCCCGGGTACCCGGCCGCCTACCGGCGGGGGATACCGATCACGACGTACGAGCCGACCGAGGATCTGCTGCTCTTCCATGCCGGTACCGAGAGGAGAGAGGGCCGCCTGGTCAGCAGCGGGGGCAGGGTGCTCGACGTGGTGGGCCTGGCCGAGGGGACCGAAGAGGCGGTGCTTCGGGCTTACCAGGGAGTGGCCATGGTGGACTTCCCGGGAGCCCATTACCGGAAGGACATCGGGTCGAGGTTGCTGGGGCGGCGGCCATAG